The stretch of DNA GTCATTTCACGTTACTTACCATAGAAATAAATGTAGTTAATAAGAACTAGAATAGTTTTCTCGTCTACACTGCTGAGCAAGTCAGTAATTTTTCCCTTGGTTTTATTCTCTGCGTAAGTGTTAATCTGCTTTGTTGCTTCCTCTGTATTATGGAAATCAGTAGAAAATGTTTCTGCTTTATAAAACTGTTTGGAATCCTCTACAAATTTCTGGATGAGTTTGAGGTCTTTGTCTATAAAGAGGGCATTTCCACTGTTCAGCTGCACTTTACTGTTTGGGTCATTCAGCATGTGAAGGAGATGCTGGAAACCTTTATGCATCTCCTCCTCTGTTAGTTCAGATCGGTTAAAGCTCAGTCCTTCTATTATCTGGTTTAAAGTATTGGATCTGGCACCAAGGGAGAGCATAGCAAAGACAGTGGAAATACTCGCTGGGGatataaatatgttttctgtTGGATGGTCTGCAGCAATTTGTCTGTAAAGGCTAAAACCAAAGTTAGCATTATATGGTGCTATTTTAAGGCAAGGCATAGATTCATCATGATGGTGATCTCCGTGGCTATCGTCTGTATGTGTTTTATCAGAATGGTGATGGACGTTTCCATGATCTCCATGTTCTTTGTGATCACTGTCATGATGTTTCTCATGGTCACCAAAGACCACAGCACACAGCAAAGATATGCTCACAAACAAAAAGTAGGCCCTCATTATGAAAATAAGCCTGCAAAACAAGTGGAAGAGATATTTTATGTAAGCACTTTACTTACTGGTACTAGCATTAAATAAAAGATGGAAATGCAGTTAACGAAATGCATTAATTTTATGTAGTTAGCAAGAGAAGCTTCATTTTATAAAGTGGATTTGGTTGCGGAAACAATTAAACAGACATACATTTGGTTAATGTCCTTATGCTAGATTATATATCATTGTACAAAATATTCTCTTTAATATAAGAGCAAGTTCTCTTATAACAGATTACAAGTAGCATTGTTATAAGAGATTTTAATAAAAAGGGctacaagcagggtcggactggggggtgaaggcccaccggggcccgtGCCCATAGCCCGCCCATATGGCCCACGCCCATAGCCTCTCCATCCtggaggggcccccctaaccaccCACGCAGGGCCCTCTACCCGATGTCCttccccgagcgtgtaaatttaatgcgtcggTGCAGGAGCAGTCAGGCAGGAGGTGCtctgcaagggtcgggtctgggccgccggggcccaccgggattcggcggcccagtccgaccctggctacaAGTCAAACAATTATgtttaatacattaataaattgAACACTTCAACTACTGACTAATGAATAGAGAAAGTAAAAATTGCAGTTAATGTCTGCCTAGCAATTACAGGGAACAGAGACATTGTAGAACACTGTAAAACCTAATGGCCTCTTTGAGTTTGCCTAAGTGACAGATAACCTGACTTATTGAAGCTGGGGGGTACACTGCAGTAAGCAACTGAAAGTAAGCTTGTGAAATTCATGTACTTACTGGTTATACCCTGAGGACCCCTATTCTATCCTAAGGCCATGCTGTCTTTTATAGGAGAAGATTTTCACAGTATTATGAAAGATCAGACACTTCTAAACATTAAccagataacatttttatttatcttttgagGTAAAAAAGTTTAACGAATGTTGAAATCATAAAGTCCAGCATTTATTATATGTAGTATTATTTGGCTGGGTCAGAAGCAGTGCCTCGGCtctttttgctctttgcacataTTTACTTGGTTCTGGTTTTCTGACCTGTCAAATAGACTGGAGTTGAAGGTAAAAGTTGGCAGAGACCTAACCTGTGGGTGTTACATCAATTACCttagaagccctaaatccaataCTTGTGCTTTTTGACTCAGCTACTTATGTGCATTAACTCCATTTGGACATTTATTAATGGTACATGTATCCAGTTTCCAATTATATGCTCATATACATTTTCAAGAGTGACATAAAAAAACTGATGAGATTCAAATGGTATCAGTTAATAGTTTcattgaaaaacaaatatttagggTGTAGTGTCATTGTTAAGCCATAGTAACAACAGGCGGAGGGGAAATTGCTAAAGTCATACTAGGGTCAAACCCTTTAGGCTTGCTAgggtccagggccggaactaggggtaggcagaagaggcagctgcctagggtacaacgattggggggtgccaggcaggagtttcttctgcctacccctagtcctctctCTTTAGTCATATAGCCTCCCCCCCTTCGTGACTGCACATGCGCACAAAATCACATGCgcgaggtgggggggggggggagcgttaGGTGCAGGGGCGAAGTgaccaaccgggttgcctagggtgcctggtcgtTTTGACTCTCCGCTGCTAGGGTCACACCAAATCCTCAATGAACAGTACCAGTCAGGAGAATGCCTGAAAAGTACTGTGCCTGGCTGGCGCTAGCAACTGTTGCTCCCCTTTTGCAGTAGCCAGATCCAACTTAACAAGCCAGGATCCAACTGTTTCCTCCCTTTTAGAAGACATTACAGGTAGTTATTTAACCTTCAACACTTGGAATCCCTTTCTTAAGCACCTTCCAGTGCTTACGGATAATATTAGCCACCTGTGGACTGACCGCACTGTGGAAACAAAAGGGAAACAATTCATTGCTCTGTAACAAAAATCTTTTCTCTGTGATTgtgttcagtgtcggactggctcaccaggataccaggaaaactcccggtgggcccaggtgccagtgggccctttTGCTCTGGGCCATTTAGCCTgcttcatagtcattccctatttctgaatgggaaaaaagaggagaaatagatggaaaaaagaggagaaatagattgaagaatagatgctagtgtgtaaataaaagagactaggagaataaaaaggttgcatgaggaaagaaggaaaaatagtttggaaagcgggcctagggtctaaggttttctgctGGGCCCCTGGGTTCTTAGTCCAACACTGATTGTGTTATTTCAGATCTTTGttcctgcaacaatttttttggataTCCTCTCCTATTAATAGCTTTTATTGGCTTATTCTCATTGGTATTTGCAAACTGTAATTTCAACTTAATGCTAGGGGACACACAGAGGAGGGTTCCCAAAAAATATTTGCTGGTAAGAGTCCTGGAGCTATGAATGTATGGCGCTGGGAGAAAAATAGCACCCCTTAGGATCCATCCAGAGAGAATTTGTGtcagttctgctgtgctctgaacCCTGcatctgataaaaaaaatcagGCACATTTGATGCACAAGTGCAGAGGTTATGGCAAAGCTAAAGGCTAATATGACTGGGTAAACAGACATGCTGAATAAACATGGAGAAAAATGGACAATGGCAACAAGTTTATGTGGGTGAAACCAAGGGACCATCAGGGGGTAGGTGGAAAATCCCCAAGCTCTTTCCCTCTGTGTCTTTTCCTTAATTGAACTGCTGTCACGTCTCTTAAAACATAGGCACAGTACCGTTAATTGCAATCATGTTGTTCCTTAATGCTGCCTGCCCAGTCTTATTCTATACTGCTGCCCTGTTGGACCTTGAGTTTGAagtgccttaaaggacaaggaaaggctaagtcacttgggggtgccaaaatgttaggcacccccaagtgactttaatcgcttaccttgtagcccgggctggtgcccctgttaggagaaaaccgcaccagcccggggtacctgtatcgagcgcttcctccttcattTTGCTGGGACTACACGACAGGcgcatgcccagtagagtgaaaagccgacttctctgttaaagttcggcttttcaggaaggaggaagcgctgcagctaccccgggctggtgctgttctctccgaacaggggcaccagcccggggtaaaaggtaagcgattaaagtcacttggggggggggggctaacattttggcacccccaagtgactttgcctttctttcccctttaaaggagaaccaaagcttAACTTAAAAATAGGGCATACattttgcacattatgtttttggattgtgtatcagcccaaggcaaccgcagGGAAGATCTgcgcctccaaagatgcccccactAGTTTCCCATCTTCTTGGGGCATGCAAGGTATATGCAACAAAGTACTAAACATGACTGCTGTAGTATAGCTACCATTCCTTTgccccaaacattatggtgctGTGTAGGAGGACTGTGTATAAAAAGtgtaatttctacatggtgaaatTTGTGCAAATAACAGAGGGGTAAATCAAAGTGTCTTGTCACTGTAAAATGGgacatttctagccatttttatttttagggtttaattctcctttaaagctgtaaAAACAGAAATATGTTTTAATGTTGTTGAACAGTTTGAACCGTTTGTTGTGATTGGTTGGATAGCTGGCCATGTTCTGGAAGGGTCCTTCGATCTGTAGGGGCTTGTATCGAACTCAAAAGCCCAAACTAGTATAGATGCTACAGGAGCCCATGAAGACCACCAAAATACATATAATCATCCTGAGCACTGCATAATAATTTCAGACTTAAGTCTGCTGCATATCTGGGAAAATGCAAGTCAGAGTATTAAGGGCATTTTGGCCTCCCCTGTTCTCTCTGAGATGGCCACCACAGCCATTATGTGCACCATAACTCTTAATCCTATTCGGCTCAGAAGAGCAGAACATATCCTGAAATGCATTACAGgttccaaaattatttttaaaatctcctTATTTACAAGTATATTGACATGCTAAAACTGCTGTACTTATAGACAGAACTGCTCTGAATGGAGCCCGTATTTTGGTTTGTATTGGTATTGTCATCCCTTCATATACGCATTATATTATTGCTTCAGGCCAGCTTGGGAGAGCAAACACTAGTGTGTCAGTACACGGACATCCTAATTTTTAAAGAAGAGGGGCACCTAAAAGACTTTCTATTTTTCCTTGCCATTTAATAGAGACTAATATTGGGTGTTGAAATTTGAATAACTCAAAGATCTTTTTTTAAAGTATGTTCTTTAACATTTATTaacagttttttttcaaaatttgtgtATGTAATAAGGTGAATAGTcaccattttttatatattaaataatagatGTTAGATTAGTTTGTTTTCTCGTTGTTATTTCAtgagatatatttgtgtatttagaCATAGGTTTCCTTTACAAATAAGCCTTTCCTTTCTACCCTGTCATGGAGAGGGAAGGATTATTTGTACAGTGACTGGGACTCAATTATAAAGGTACTCCTCTAATCCAATCAGCACCTAAGGACATAGTGGAATGCTTTGTTTATGCCAAAAGTTTATTAACTGTACTTAATTTATTTTAAGGGGCAAAAACTTTCTTTTAAGTCCTTAACACTACTATTTGTCAGCAGTGAGTATTTTACTGCTCTCAAAGGATTTGTTTCTGTATATGTTTTTTCCCAAATAACAACATTATTTAATTACATGAAGTACAACTCTTTTTCTGCAAGCTCTACATTAACAGCACCCACAGTTATGGAAATGGTGCTTGCATGGTTTTGGCAAGTAACTAATTTAATACAAAACATCTCTACATGAGGAAAGTTTATACTGCAAGTGCAGGGAAATTAGATGAGTTCCCTAAGGCTCTGCTATCTTGAACCCATAAATAACCAGATTGTGGCATAAGATTTAAGTCTTTATTTCCAAATTGTATGATGTATTATTAAATTATGTATAGTGCAACACTTTTTTACTTACACACTCTACTGTAATTGCACCTCCTGTTACTGAAATGGTGGAATGTTTGGtgaactttgcaaagtttggtgtAAAACAGCTCAAAGAGCCGCCAATACCTTTACACCTAGTGATCAAACTAAGTCCAGGAAAACTTTATTGtgttaatataattcttttagtTATTAACTCCTTCCCACTGGAACATTTTCACTGACACCTATGCCCTCATCTCTTCATAAACAAGTTTAAGTATTATAAATATGCAACACTTAGAAGTAACTCCTTTAGGAGATGTGTGGAGAATTTGCATCTAATTAGATTCCCTAGTAAGCATGGTCCTACAAGTTTACTCTTTCTCTCTAAGATTTGTAAGGATGATAGGCATATCGACGACATATGTTATTTTATTACACAAACAATGACATGTAAACTAATTTTTGGGGTTTACTACTTTTGCAACAAAGAGGATGCTTTTTGGAATAGGATCATAAATAATTACAACGAAGGCCCGATTAAACAAGATGTGTGGTGGGATCATCATTGGCATAATCTCAAAAGCAGTAGCTGCTGCTGCCTCCGTTCCTGTCTCATCAACGCTCAAACCAGCCTTATGAACTGCCTGTGGGAAGGAATTCAAAGGATAGAAtgtttgtattcatttttgtttgattacattttgtaatttattatattagattgtatttttaaaaataagatgaTATTTGGCAAATGTAAATTGTAGATGTATACACATGTTGCTAAATGCCAAACAGGAATATCACAGCCTAAGATGAAGCAGCTCAGGACCAGAAAGCGATATTCCATACTAATAACACCCAGGTGACAAAGCTATCCATACCATAATACAAGAATTTTGGGTGAAACAAGGTagggtacacttcaaaacatgatAAAAGAAGGCAACACTGGGAAAGACACAATGTTTTGAGACAGATCCCTTCCTCAGGTGTGGTAGAGCCTAAATATAGTCTTGCACCCTTCTTTACAGTTTTGACTTCTATTGTCATGTTTTGAAGTTTTGTCTGAATATGGTAAATCTAGCCATGGCATGAAAACAATATTTGCACTAAGAAAAAAGAGGTTGGGCACATTTGCATCTATTTAATACAAGGGAGAGTATACCCTAGATCTAGAGATAGGGCTATAACAAGTCTCAAAGAGTACATTTAATACTGAGTTGTACAATTTGCAGTATTCCAGCTTGCATAGAACTGGAATGACCAATGTATGCAACATTACTTAGAGGCCTTTAGGGTGAATATGCCTTATTCAAAAAGAGTTTTTTGACCACATGATCATTTAATTTTCTCCAAATAAAATTTCACACTTAGGAAAGATTTTTGGTCTTACTTACTAATATAGAAGCTCAATAACACCAAAGCATTTACAAGGAATATTCAATTCGATTTTTTCAGTATACTGCATGAGTAACTGCACTGTTGTATAGTATAATATGTGTCAGTAATTCAGTCTCTTTTACTGGTGAACATacaagtttacaaaaaaggacaatAATAAACTATATTTGTTAAATCTTAGAATGTGTAGTATTACACTGTAGTGCTAAGCTTAGCATGCctatacaaatattaataaa from Xenopus tropicalis strain Nigerian chromosome 8, UCB_Xtro_10.0, whole genome shotgun sequence encodes:
- the LOC100488834 gene encoding alpha-1-antitrypsin, with translation MRAYFLFVSISLLCAVVFGDHEKHHDSDHKEHGDHGNVHHHSDKTHTDDSHGDHHHDESMPCLKIAPYNANFGFSLYRQIAADHPTENIFISPASISTVFAMLSLGARSNTLNQIIEGLSFNRSELTEEEMHKGFQHLLHMLNDPNSKVQLNSGNALFIDKDLKLIQKFVEDSKQFYKAETFSTDFHNTEEATKQINTYAENKTKGKITDLLSSVDEKTILVLINYIYFYGEWEKHFEKEWTKDGIFHVDENTNVTVPMMHRNGMYNVAFDEKLGCTVVQIPYKGNATALFILPDEGKLRQVEEALEKAVVKSWKKLFRKQFVQLTLPKLSISATTDLVKELSKLGVTDVFPDNSDLSGIVEVTPLKVSKAVQKALVSIDETGTEAAGATVMEIMPNMAPLLITFNRPFVLMIYEPTLRANLFMGRVMNPKK